A section of the Pseudovibrio sp. M1P-2-3 genome encodes:
- a CDS encoding M48 family metalloprotease codes for MPEGYTGGRVLLKSICSTFRFNYSVKDLVPKLARSSVASVTALSLLFSGLPLSSAQAQSKVPLVRDAETENLLRDYARPVFRAAGLPANQVEIILVNDKSYNAFVPDSRRMFINVGVVMTAKTPEEVIGVIAHETGHITGNHLVRMRQAAANARVISVIGMILGAGAAAAGVSAGSSAVAQGGAAAAMGGGSLAQRTFLAYKRSEESAADQAALKYLERTGTSPKGMLTSFERMADAALFSARYADPYAISHPMPRDRFNALQVKAKKSRHFNKKVPSQLQQRHDMVRAKLAAFTSHPKSTYRLYPRSNKSLPAQYARAVATMKSSSGKKAARAIDKLIAQQPNNPYFYELKGQALLEGGNPAAAIAPFKKALSYMPRNPQLEIWLGFALVASENPQYLPEAKRILTTALRRDPNSHIGYTQLAIAYGRTGDTAMADLSTAKSLLARGNLRSAQQYAARAKKKMKTGSISWQQADDILSYKVNRALR; via the coding sequence ATGCCAGAGGGCTATACAGGGGGGCGTGTTTTGCTGAAATCTATCTGCTCAACATTTCGATTCAATTACTCGGTAAAAGACTTGGTGCCCAAACTGGCCCGAAGTTCAGTCGCATCTGTAACGGCGCTCTCTCTCCTTTTTTCAGGGCTACCGCTCTCTAGCGCACAGGCGCAGTCCAAAGTGCCGCTGGTACGCGATGCGGAGACGGAAAACCTGCTGAGAGACTACGCCCGCCCAGTTTTTAGAGCCGCTGGCCTGCCCGCCAACCAAGTTGAGATCATCCTCGTTAACGACAAGAGCTACAACGCCTTTGTCCCGGACAGCCGGAGAATGTTCATCAACGTCGGCGTGGTCATGACCGCCAAGACCCCAGAGGAAGTTATCGGCGTCATCGCTCACGAAACCGGCCATATCACGGGTAACCATCTCGTTCGCATGCGTCAGGCGGCGGCAAATGCCCGCGTCATTTCAGTAATCGGTATGATCTTGGGTGCTGGCGCCGCGGCTGCAGGTGTTTCGGCAGGAAGCAGTGCTGTTGCACAAGGCGGCGCTGCCGCCGCTATGGGAGGTGGGAGCCTCGCACAAAGAACATTTCTGGCCTATAAGCGCTCGGAAGAATCTGCTGCCGACCAAGCTGCTCTCAAATATCTGGAACGCACAGGTACCTCGCCAAAAGGAATGCTGACCTCCTTTGAGAGAATGGCAGACGCTGCTTTATTTTCCGCACGTTATGCGGACCCTTATGCTATCAGTCACCCGATGCCGCGTGATCGCTTCAACGCCCTTCAGGTGAAAGCAAAGAAAAGCCGTCACTTCAACAAGAAGGTTCCCTCACAGCTCCAGCAGCGCCACGATATGGTGCGGGCAAAGCTTGCCGCGTTCACATCCCATCCAAAATCGACTTACCGGCTCTACCCCCGCTCCAACAAATCGCTCCCCGCCCAATACGCGCGCGCGGTTGCCACCATGAAATCTTCCAGTGGCAAGAAGGCAGCAAGAGCCATTGACAAACTCATAGCGCAGCAGCCCAACAATCCGTATTTCTATGAATTGAAGGGGCAGGCTCTTCTTGAAGGTGGAAATCCGGCTGCCGCCATTGCACCATTCAAAAAAGCCCTGTCTTACATGCCGCGCAACCCGCAGCTGGAAATTTGGCTTGGCTTTGCTCTCGTTGCCTCTGAGAACCCGCAGTATCTGCCGGAGGCCAAGAGAATACTGACAACCGCTCTCAGGCGTGATCCGAACTCCCACATTGGTTACACCCAACTGGCCATTGCGTACGGGCGCACAGGCGATACCGCTATGGCAGATCTTTCGACTGCCAAAAGCCTGCTTGCCAGAGGAAACCTGAGAAGTGCCCAACAATATGCGGCTAGAGCAAAAAAGAAGATGAAAACCGGCTCCATTTCATGGCAACAGGCCGATGACATCCTATCTTATAAAGTCAACAGGGCTTTGCGCTAG
- the accB gene encoding acetyl-CoA carboxylase biotin carboxyl carrier protein, with the protein MTKPKKFDQDLIRQLATLLDETNLTEIELEQNDFRVRVARQAANGAQTIVAPAAVAPAAVSAPAPVEVAVSADPANHPGAVPSPMVGTAYLAPEPGARAFVEVGANVREGDTLIIIEAMKTMNQIPAPKSGRITAVLVTDGQPVEFGEPLVIIE; encoded by the coding sequence ATGACGAAACCAAAAAAGTTTGACCAGGATCTGATCCGTCAGCTCGCGACCCTTCTGGATGAAACGAATCTTACAGAAATTGAACTTGAGCAAAATGACTTCCGCGTTCGCGTCGCACGTCAGGCAGCAAACGGAGCCCAAACAATAGTTGCACCAGCAGCCGTTGCTCCAGCAGCAGTTTCCGCCCCAGCTCCAGTTGAGGTTGCGGTGTCAGCAGACCCAGCCAACCACCCTGGTGCCGTCCCATCTCCAATGGTTGGTACTGCTTACCTTGCGCCAGAGCCTGGTGCCCGTGCTTTTGTTGAGGTTGGTGCAAACGTTCGCGAAGGCGACACCTTGATCATCATTGAAGCGATGAAAACCATGAACCAGATCCCGGCACCAAAGTCCGGTCGCATCACTGCGGTTCTCGTCACGGATGGTCAACCTGTAGAATTTGGCGAACCTCTTGTCATCATCGAATAA
- the aat gene encoding leucyl/phenylalanyl-tRNA--protein transferase, which translates to MLLEITPQVLLKAYACGVFPMAESAEDPTLFWVEPERRGILPLDLFYVPSRLRRTIRSDRFHIKVSQDFAGVLNGCAAPGAGRSNTWINSEIRRLYSALFQLGHCHSVEVYFNDRLVGGLYGVSLGSVFFGESMFSFERDASKVALAFLVARLIKGGYQLLDTQFVTDHLMQFGAEEVHRDTYIQMLETALQKQADFYHLAETATGKEILHIIDEASALEP; encoded by the coding sequence ATGCTTTTGGAGATTACCCCGCAAGTTCTCTTGAAGGCATACGCCTGCGGCGTGTTTCCTATGGCTGAATCTGCTGAGGACCCAACACTTTTCTGGGTTGAACCCGAGCGGCGGGGCATCTTGCCGCTCGATCTTTTTTATGTCCCCTCCCGCTTGCGCCGTACAATCAGGTCAGACCGATTCCACATCAAAGTTTCGCAGGATTTTGCTGGTGTCCTCAACGGGTGTGCGGCTCCAGGTGCCGGGCGAAGCAATACATGGATCAACAGCGAGATCAGGCGCTTGTATTCCGCCCTCTTTCAACTGGGCCATTGCCATAGTGTCGAGGTCTATTTCAACGACAGGCTTGTTGGTGGTCTCTATGGCGTCAGCCTTGGCTCAGTATTTTTTGGGGAAAGCATGTTCTCTTTTGAAAGGGATGCTTCAAAGGTCGCACTGGCGTTTCTCGTTGCCCGCCTCATAAAGGGGGGGTATCAGCTGCTGGATACACAGTTCGTTACCGATCACCTTATGCAATTTGGCGCAGAAGAAGTACACCGGGACACCTACATACAAATGCTGGAGACCGCCTTGCAAAAGCAAGCGGACTTTTACCACCTTGCCGAAACAGCTACCGGCAAGGAAATTCTTCACATTATTGATGAGGCAAGTGCTCTAGAACCGTAG
- a CDS encoding DsbA family protein: MNKHVRNVLSGCAVMLLLPSISAGAAETAPDKEAVEKIVREYLLENPQVIAEALTVLEEQRVAQEEQARKTAMSQVSELLFNSENQVTLGNPDGDVTLVEFFDYNCGYCKRALGDTFRLIEEDKNLRVVLKEFPVLGQPSVEAATVAIALNQIAPEKYEEFHSLMLSSRGRANKQSALDTAKSIGVDTVRLQEAIDAGVAQATLQEVYSIAGTLGLTGTPSYAIGDEVVVGAVGYDTLKKKIEAERQ, encoded by the coding sequence ATGAATAAGCACGTTCGCAATGTACTCTCCGGCTGTGCAGTTATGCTTTTGCTCCCGTCGATTTCGGCGGGCGCTGCAGAAACTGCCCCCGACAAAGAGGCCGTAGAAAAGATCGTACGCGAGTACCTTCTGGAGAACCCGCAGGTCATTGCTGAAGCCTTGACTGTTTTGGAGGAGCAGCGTGTCGCGCAGGAAGAACAGGCCCGTAAAACGGCAATGTCCCAAGTCTCAGAGCTTCTGTTCAATTCCGAAAACCAAGTCACTCTTGGGAACCCTGATGGGGATGTAACCCTTGTCGAGTTCTTCGATTACAATTGCGGTTACTGTAAACGTGCTCTTGGCGATACATTCCGTTTGATTGAAGAGGATAAAAATCTCCGCGTCGTTCTGAAGGAGTTTCCTGTTTTGGGACAACCTTCCGTGGAGGCTGCGACAGTTGCCATTGCCCTGAACCAGATCGCCCCCGAGAAGTATGAGGAATTCCATAGCCTCATGCTCTCCTCCAGAGGCCGTGCCAACAAGCAGTCCGCTTTGGATACAGCAAAGTCAATTGGCGTGGATACAGTTCGACTTCAAGAGGCAATCGACGCAGGCGTTGCACAGGCTACACTTCAGGAAGTCTACAGTATTGCAGGTACTCTTGGCCTCACCGGCACCCCCTCCTACGCAATTGGAGATGAAGTTGTTGTGGGCGCAGTTGGGTACGACACTTTGAAGAAGAAAATTGAAGCTGAACGTCAATAA
- a CDS encoding N-acetylmuramoyl-L-alanine amidase, giving the protein MIQHWKFQKLHSAVTQYIALTLLTLLLAQAGWAKSSFAAGQDVLEVTSGTVKMEGERTRFTMETNGDVNYRVSFLANPYRIIVDLPELRFQVDPDRSTKGEGLIDSWRYGQISKGKSRIVLDLNHPAIVEKLSFLPEQEGRSARLVMELLDTSHDLFVDQSPLSGIRVPVPVAADRSAQEVPKEQTAANRPVIVIDPGHGGIDAGATGIKGTLEKDVVLEFARHLKAKLEEQGLFTVHLTREEDLFIPLRGRRQIGHELKADLFISVHADSVRSGAEITRGASVYTLSERASDAMAAALADRENRSDVLAGIDLSEEPAEVSDILVELSRRETKNFSIHFARLAVEELKSATQVINNPLRAAGFQVLRSPDVPSVLVEVGFLSNQEDEKQLGSKEWRERASDALVQAVLRYFRGRIASTSGD; this is encoded by the coding sequence ATGATACAGCATTGGAAGTTTCAAAAACTGCATTCAGCGGTAACACAGTATATTGCGCTTACGCTGCTTACCCTCCTGCTTGCTCAAGCTGGCTGGGCAAAATCCAGCTTTGCTGCGGGTCAGGACGTGTTGGAAGTCACCTCCGGCACTGTGAAAATGGAAGGGGAGCGTACACGCTTTACTATGGAAACAAATGGGGATGTGAACTACCGCGTCTCCTTTCTGGCAAACCCCTACAGAATTATTGTTGACCTACCGGAGCTGCGTTTTCAGGTTGATCCTGACCGCTCCACCAAGGGGGAGGGGCTGATCGATTCCTGGCGTTATGGTCAGATTTCCAAAGGAAAATCGCGTATTGTTCTGGATTTGAATCATCCGGCGATTGTGGAAAAACTATCTTTTCTACCTGAGCAGGAGGGGCGCTCCGCCAGGTTGGTGATGGAACTGCTGGATACATCCCATGATCTTTTTGTGGATCAAAGCCCTTTGAGCGGTATTCGGGTTCCGGTTCCAGTCGCCGCCGATAGGTCTGCTCAAGAGGTTCCAAAGGAGCAGACAGCTGCTAACCGCCCGGTTATTGTTATTGATCCGGGCCACGGTGGAATCGACGCAGGAGCGACTGGCATTAAGGGGACGCTGGAAAAGGACGTTGTGCTTGAATTTGCTCGGCACCTGAAGGCAAAGCTGGAAGAACAAGGTTTATTCACAGTGCATTTAACGCGGGAGGAGGATCTGTTTATTCCGTTGCGGGGGCGGCGCCAGATTGGTCATGAACTAAAGGCGGATCTTTTCATCTCGGTTCATGCTGATTCTGTGCGCTCGGGCGCGGAAATAACTCGCGGCGCTTCCGTTTATACGCTCTCAGAGCGCGCAAGTGATGCTATGGCGGCTGCTTTGGCAGATCGGGAGAACCGCTCTGATGTGCTTGCGGGCATAGACCTTTCCGAAGAACCTGCGGAAGTCTCAGACATTCTTGTTGAGCTTTCACGCAGGGAAACAAAAAACTTCTCAATTCATTTTGCAAGATTGGCTGTGGAAGAGTTGAAAAGCGCGACGCAGGTTATTAATAATCCATTGCGCGCAGCCGGTTTTCAGGTATTGCGCAGTCCGGATGTACCGTCCGTCTTGGTGGAAGTTGGCTTTTTGTCCAATCAGGAGGATGAGAAGCAGCTTGGGTCCAAGGAATGGCGTGAGCGGGCGTCAGATGCACTGGTGCAAGCTGTACTTCGTTATTTTAGAGGAAGAATTGCTTCGACCAGTGGGGACTGA
- a CDS encoding DUF2155 domain-containing protein, with translation MFKRLQQLSWKASVAASLAILAGGFGLSEAAAAKIDNPVAEFKGLDKVTGRLISFDVYMGETVQFGALQVTPKVCYTRPPTETAKTTAFLEVDEVTLGNQVQRIFGGWMFAANPGVHAIEHAVYDVWLVGCKKYSDVPPPENYEGPDVANAPEVDYLAGKDFVSSGVVPAPWPNPLRF, from the coding sequence ATGTTTAAGAGATTGCAGCAACTTTCATGGAAGGCTTCAGTTGCCGCCAGCCTTGCTATATTGGCAGGTGGTTTCGGGCTCAGCGAGGCTGCGGCTGCAAAAATTGATAATCCTGTTGCCGAGTTCAAAGGCTTGGATAAGGTGACAGGCCGTCTCATTTCCTTCGACGTTTATATGGGCGAGACCGTTCAATTTGGCGCGCTTCAGGTAACGCCCAAAGTCTGCTACACACGCCCGCCCACAGAGACCGCGAAAACCACGGCCTTTTTGGAAGTCGATGAAGTGACACTGGGCAATCAGGTTCAGCGCATATTCGGCGGCTGGATGTTTGCGGCAAATCCGGGTGTTCACGCAATCGAGCATGCGGTCTATGACGTATGGCTGGTAGGGTGTAAGAAATATTCCGACGTGCCGCCGCCGGAGAACTACGAGGGGCCGGATGTAGCTAATGCCCCGGAAGTTGATTATCTGGCAGGTAAAGACTTCGTCAGCTCTGGTGTAGTTCCCGCTCCATGGCCGAATCCGCTACGGTTCTAG
- a CDS encoding Rne/Rng family ribonuclease — protein sequence MANKMLIDAAHPEETRVTVVRGNRVEEFDFEAANRRQLRGNIYLARVTRVEPSLQAAFVEYGGNRHGFLAFSEIHPDYYQLPKADREELERQLAAEAEANQKERERREREEAERAKTAADAENAENSEDDDENAEELDAALLASLDAPFEEHAVEEIVPDPEEGESEGEEPHKTAASSASLDATASQTHGEAETGGEDDDTSSRDAKSEGDAPEVRSETRIRRLRDRYKIQEVIKRRQLLVVQVVKEERGNKGAALTTYMSLAGRYSVLMPNTDRGGGISRKITKPTDRKRLKQIAGELNVPEGMGVILRTAGASRTKAEIKRDFEYLMRLWENVRELTLNSAAPTLVYEEGSLVKRAIRDLYNKDIDQVIVSGEIGYREAKNFMRMLMPSHSKNVQPYRDATPIFTRYSVEAQLDAMFSPQVTLKSGGYIVINQTEALVSVDVNSGKSTREQNIEDTALATNMEAAEEIARQLRLRDLAGLVVIDFIDMEESRNNRSVERKLKECLKADRARIQVGRISHFGLLEMSRQRLRTGVLESSSSPCPHCHGSGIVRSVESVALYILRALEDQLLRGATHNITVNTPTDVALYILNQKRGHITELEKRFGLSITLAADDSVSGQHFTLERGELATPVHLPAEDKASVQPDTLLIPEEESEGEEENETEDSTEEEQKPTERRRRRRRRRRGSPASSEEDISDTQQGEETDEDAPALAAEGEQTDEAAENAGEDASSEEQSSDDEDSDYRRRRRRGRRGGRRSRKPSQDEAEATQESASEGETAPVSSEGETKEVSPAPEQASTPQEQTQSTEAVTSASAEAEASEASAEAGEQAEAKQEDRRRPRPRRRPRRAPARAAESAAQDSEITESAPAPEAAPAAEAAPASDVSSPQASEEAAAPKPRTPRPRRRPTSSRPRQPRETTPAKAEGAPASSTQSVPVKEVKTETAKPAPEPKQVAPAPQKAAPVVTSEKVAPKPAGTPEKSGNQPKSGWWQRRSFF from the coding sequence ATGGCAAACAAGATGCTGATAGACGCGGCCCACCCGGAAGAGACCCGGGTTACGGTCGTTCGTGGGAATCGGGTTGAGGAATTCGACTTTGAAGCTGCCAACCGCAGGCAGCTTCGTGGAAATATATATCTAGCCAGAGTAACAAGGGTTGAACCTTCCCTTCAGGCGGCTTTTGTTGAATACGGTGGTAACCGCCACGGCTTTCTCGCATTCAGCGAAATCCATCCCGATTACTATCAACTCCCAAAAGCCGACCGTGAGGAGCTGGAGCGCCAGCTTGCTGCTGAGGCTGAAGCCAACCAAAAAGAGCGCGAGCGCCGCGAGCGGGAAGAAGCGGAAAGAGCAAAAACTGCTGCAGATGCTGAAAACGCTGAAAACTCTGAGGATGACGACGAAAATGCTGAGGAGCTGGATGCTGCACTCTTGGCAAGTTTGGACGCACCCTTTGAAGAGCATGCAGTAGAAGAGATTGTCCCTGACCCTGAAGAGGGAGAGAGTGAAGGCGAAGAGCCGCACAAAACTGCTGCTTCTTCCGCTAGTCTTGATGCAACCGCTTCCCAGACACACGGCGAAGCGGAAACTGGGGGGGAGGACGACGACACCTCTTCGCGAGACGCAAAATCAGAAGGTGATGCGCCAGAGGTCCGCAGTGAAACACGCATTCGCCGTCTGCGCGATCGCTATAAGATCCAAGAGGTTATCAAGCGTCGTCAGCTGTTGGTTGTTCAAGTTGTCAAGGAAGAGCGTGGCAACAAGGGCGCTGCTTTGACCACTTATATGTCTCTGGCTGGTCGTTACTCTGTCTTGATGCCAAACACAGACCGTGGCGGCGGGATCTCCCGTAAGATCACCAAGCCAACTGACCGCAAGAGACTGAAGCAGATTGCCGGTGAGTTGAACGTTCCTGAAGGTATGGGCGTTATTTTGCGCACAGCAGGCGCCAGCCGGACGAAAGCGGAAATCAAACGCGACTTTGAATACCTCATGCGCCTTTGGGAAAACGTACGCGAGTTAACCTTGAATTCTGCTGCGCCAACCTTGGTCTATGAAGAAGGCAGCCTTGTAAAGCGCGCTATCCGCGACCTTTACAACAAAGACATTGATCAGGTTATTGTGTCTGGTGAAATCGGTTACCGTGAAGCGAAAAACTTCATGCGTATGCTGATGCCAAGCCATTCCAAAAACGTTCAACCTTACCGGGATGCCACACCGATCTTCACACGTTACAGTGTTGAAGCTCAACTGGATGCCATGTTCTCCCCGCAAGTGACTTTGAAGTCCGGCGGCTATATCGTCATTAACCAGACAGAAGCTCTGGTCTCCGTTGATGTGAACTCAGGCAAGTCAACCAGAGAGCAGAACATTGAGGACACGGCTCTTGCCACCAATATGGAAGCTGCGGAAGAAATTGCCCGCCAGCTTCGTCTGCGAGACCTTGCTGGCCTTGTTGTTATTGATTTCATTGATATGGAAGAAAGCCGCAACAACCGCTCTGTGGAACGCAAACTGAAAGAATGCTTGAAAGCAGACCGCGCCCGCATTCAGGTTGGACGCATCTCGCACTTCGGCCTTTTGGAAATGTCTCGCCAGAGATTGCGCACAGGTGTTCTGGAAAGCTCTTCCTCACCTTGCCCGCACTGTCACGGCTCCGGCATTGTCCGCTCTGTTGAATCCGTTGCCCTTTACATTTTGCGTGCACTGGAAGACCAGCTGCTGCGCGGCGCAACACACAACATCACGGTCAACACACCGACCGATGTCGCTCTTTATATCCTGAACCAGAAGCGTGGCCACATCACCGAGCTGGAAAAGCGTTTCGGGCTCAGCATTACTCTTGCAGCAGATGACAGCGTCAGCGGTCAGCACTTCACGCTGGAACGTGGTGAGCTGGCAACTCCTGTTCACCTTCCTGCAGAAGACAAAGCTTCTGTTCAACCTGACACCCTGCTCATTCCAGAGGAAGAGAGTGAGGGCGAAGAAGAGAACGAAACTGAAGATTCTACAGAAGAAGAGCAGAAGCCAACTGAACGTCGCCGTCGCCGTCGCCGTCGCCGTCGTGGCAGCCCTGCATCTTCCGAAGAGGACATCTCAGATACACAGCAAGGTGAAGAAACTGACGAAGACGCCCCTGCTCTGGCAGCAGAAGGTGAGCAGACAGACGAAGCAGCTGAAAACGCTGGCGAAGACGCCTCTAGCGAGGAACAAAGTTCAGATGATGAAGACAGCGACTACCGTCGTCGCAGACGGCGCGGAAGACGTGGTGGCCGCCGTTCTCGCAAACCTTCTCAAGATGAAGCAGAAGCAACACAAGAGTCTGCCTCTGAAGGCGAAACAGCCCCTGTAAGCTCCGAAGGTGAGACAAAAGAAGTAAGCCCGGCTCCCGAGCAAGCGTCAACTCCTCAAGAGCAAACGCAAAGCACAGAAGCGGTGACTTCTGCAAGTGCTGAAGCCGAAGCGTCTGAAGCATCTGCTGAGGCGGGTGAACAGGCTGAAGCTAAACAGGAGGACAGACGTCGTCCACGCCCTAGAAGGCGCCCACGCAGAGCCCCTGCGAGAGCCGCTGAAAGTGCCGCGCAAGATTCTGAAATCACAGAATCCGCTCCTGCACCAGAAGCCGCGCCTGCAGCTGAGGCTGCACCGGCATCAGATGTCTCTTCTCCTCAGGCAAGTGAAGAAGCAGCTGCGCCCAAGCCAAGAACGCCGCGCCCCCGCAGACGCCCAACGTCTTCACGGCCACGGCAACCTCGCGAGACAACTCCGGCAAAAGCTGAAGGTGCGCCAGCGTCCAGCACACAAAGCGTACCTGTAAAAGAAGTTAAAACCGAAACAGCGAAACCGGCACCAGAGCCCAAGCAGGTGGCCCCGGCGCCACAAAAAGCTGCTCCAGTGGTCACCAGTGAAAAGGTTGCACCAAAGCCTGCAGGCACTCCGGAAAAATCCGGTAACCAGCCCAAAAGCGGCTGGTGGCAGCGAAGGTCTTTCTTCTAA
- the accC gene encoding acetyl-CoA carboxylase biotin carboxylase subunit — protein MFSKILIANRGEIALRIQRACKELGILTVAVHSTADQDAMHVRLADESVCIGPPVARDSYLNIPQILAACEITGADAVHPGYGFLSENARFAEILEAHGITFIGPTSDHIRIMGDKIMAKITAKELGIPVVPGSDGGVTPDDDIHAIANEIGYPVLLKAAAGGGGRGMKVAKTPDELETAFSTARSEAMAAFGDDAMYMEKYLGKPRHIEVQVLGDGQGNAIHLGERDCSLQRRHQKVFEECPSPALNDAQRQEIGEICADAMRKMKYRGAGTVEFLYENGGFYFIEMNTRLQVEHPVTEMVTDIDLVHEQIRIASGATLGISQEDIRFTGHAIECRINAEHARTFTPSPGKITYYHPPGGLGVRVDSGVYQGYKIPPYYDSLIGKLVVHGRTRLECMMRLRRCLSEFVVDGIETTIPLFRELMDNQDIANGAYDIHWLEKFLEMEKSL, from the coding sequence ATGTTTTCAAAGATCCTCATCGCAAACCGCGGCGAGATCGCACTTCGTATCCAGCGAGCTTGTAAAGAGCTGGGCATTTTGACTGTTGCTGTGCACTCCACAGCCGATCAGGATGCGATGCATGTGCGGCTTGCCGACGAAAGTGTCTGTATCGGTCCGCCCGTTGCCAGAGACAGTTATCTGAATATCCCGCAGATCCTTGCTGCCTGTGAAATCACAGGTGCAGATGCAGTGCACCCCGGTTATGGCTTCCTTTCCGAAAATGCCCGTTTTGCGGAGATCCTTGAAGCCCACGGCATTACCTTTATCGGCCCAACTTCCGACCATATACGGATTATGGGCGATAAGATCATGGCGAAAATCACAGCCAAAGAGCTTGGTATTCCAGTGGTTCCCGGTTCGGACGGCGGAGTGACACCGGACGATGATATTCATGCTATTGCCAATGAAATTGGATACCCTGTTCTCCTGAAAGCTGCCGCAGGTGGTGGTGGCCGTGGTATGAAGGTAGCCAAAACACCGGACGAGCTGGAAACCGCATTCTCCACCGCACGTTCAGAAGCCATGGCGGCTTTTGGTGACGATGCCATGTACATGGAAAAGTACCTTGGCAAGCCGCGTCATATCGAAGTGCAGGTTCTGGGTGATGGACAGGGAAATGCCATCCATCTGGGCGAACGCGACTGTTCACTGCAGCGCCGCCACCAGAAAGTGTTCGAAGAGTGCCCTTCCCCAGCCTTGAATGACGCTCAACGTCAGGAAATTGGTGAAATCTGCGCTGACGCCATGCGCAAGATGAAGTACCGCGGCGCCGGCACTGTTGAATTCCTCTATGAAAATGGCGGGTTCTATTTCATTGAAATGAATACCCGTTTGCAGGTGGAGCATCCTGTCACCGAGATGGTGACCGATATCGATCTGGTTCATGAGCAAATTCGCATTGCCAGTGGGGCGACTTTAGGCATCAGTCAAGAAGATATCCGTTTCACGGGTCATGCCATTGAGTGCCGCATTAACGCAGAACATGCACGCACGTTCACACCTTCCCCAGGCAAGATCACCTATTACCACCCACCGGGCGGTCTGGGTGTGCGCGTGGATTCTGGTGTCTATCAAGGCTACAAAATTCCGCCATACTATGACAGCTTAATCGGAAAGCTCGTGGTACATGGACGTACGCGTCTTGAATGCATGATGCGCCTGCGCCGCTGTTTGAGTGAATTTGTGGTAGATGGTATTGAAACAACAATCCCGCTCTTCAGGGAATTGATGGACAATCAGGACATCGCAAATGGAGCCTATGACATTCATTGGCTAGAAAAGTTCCTGGAGATGGAAAAGTCTCTATAA